The following nucleotide sequence is from Peribacillus sp. ACCC06369.
AGTTTTGCACATTTACTCGTGAATGCCAAATAATAATTCATTTATAATGATAATTCTTGTGGAGGTTCACCATTGTTGTTCATCAATCGGATGCTCTCGGGCTTAATTTCAAGGATTAAATAATTTGGATCTTTCGGACCGTCAAACCAATCTTTAAAAGACTCATTCCATAATTTATCCTTCTGTTCCTGTGAATCGTTAATTTTCGAGGTTCCTGAGATTTCTAAGTATGAATCGCCTAAGCCTTCATTTTCATAGCCAATCAGTATATGGACATTAGGATTCTTTTCGATTTCATCGATTTTTTCCGTATTTGCACTCGTTGGTGTGAATAAAGTTAATTCTTCGTTGAAAAATGTCATATAGCGTGAATGTGGTTTGTTATTTTCTACAGATGATAAAACTCCTATTTTATGATCACGGATGATGTTCAATACTTTTTCTTTTAATTGGTTTTGGCTCATCTTTGCACACTCCTTTTATTATTTACTCTATTACTTTTCCTCTCTTTTCATTAAGTTAAACAAAATTCTACAGTTTGCCATTTTTATGAATGAAGAATAG
It contains:
- a CDS encoding pyridoxamine 5'-phosphate oxidase family protein gives rise to the protein MSQNQLKEKVLNIIRDHKIGVLSSVENNKPHSRYMTFFNEELTLFTPTSANTEKIDEIEKNPNVHILIGYENEGLGDSYLEISGTSKINDSQEQKDKLWNESFKDWFDGPKDPNYLILEIKPESIRLMNNNGEPPQELSL